Below is a genomic region from Raphanus sativus cultivar WK10039 chromosome 4, ASM80110v3, whole genome shotgun sequence.
tAATTTGAAAAAGATTTGCAACTATAACTGGAACagtagttttaataattataaacgAATTTggcataataataaatttgatatatatatatatatatatatattttttttttttaaacacgcCGGctttaagttaataattatctataattgtatttttgtggttttttcaatatatgaggggtaaaaataaaataaaaacattaatatttggggtttaggatttgtGAATTAGGGCTTAATGATTTATGATCATATACGTTAGGGTTTCATAATTATGAATACTGACAAAATACATTATATCAGGTTTTAGGTATatatattactccctccgtttcaatttatttgtcgttctagacttcggcacacagattaataaaacatttaattttgtatatttactagataaaaatatcattaccaatacaaCTAACCAGATttaaaccaatagaaaaatagaatagattaaaaaatcaataaattttgcattgaaatcataaaacgacacttattttgaaacgaaaattttgctccaaaacgacatataattcgaaacggagggagtacctGTTAATTTGATAACCTTGAAACTTTGAATCCGATATGTTATTAGACCATGATGGTGTAAGTTTCGATACACAAAACCCACATGCATCCATCTACCTTATAAGCAATGAAAAACAAATGATTAATGATTGGTTACGTTACTTGAAATTATAGCTACTGTTTTTTTTATGTGCAGAGAAATAATATGGATTGGTGATGTTACGATCGGCTAAAGTGATTTGGTTGAACGGCAAAAGAGAGATGAGGCAACAGATTGTTTGTTGGAAGAAAAAAGATATCgtggaaatatatatttatataaaatcatagcTTAAAAAATAATTCAGTGGCATAGCtgtaaatattattgaaaaagaAGGTCACTTCAAAAAAAagccttctgttttaatagtattgatagaaTCTATATATCTTTAATGTCTAGTTGAATTATCGAAGAAGATTTCTTTTGTTCTGACTTCATCACAAATTGTACATTGGAATATGTTCTTAATGGGATCACATTAAGAACATATTCCAAAATGAATGAACTTGGTAAGAACATGAATGGAGAAACGAGTATGGCATCAATGATGATGGAACTGTTTCTGtattaaattcaaaaattgAGCAATGAAAGTGATAATTCACTCCACCTATCATCTATCTGCTGACTTCTGTTGTTGCTGGCTGAGGTTGCTCATGAACCCTAGGCTGTCTCACAATAGGTGCAATCAACTTCCAcactatataaaatatcaataaacaaatatataaatatatatctcgTATTTAGAGCTAGATTCTGTAAGATATATACATAAAAGAGACTGAAACCATTTGATTACACGTTTTTAACTTACGGTATATCCCTGCAGCAAACCACTCATTCACTATCTTCACCCATGTGCTTGTCCACCCAACATCAATGCTCCATCTGTGTGTTGCACTTCTAAACTATTAGAGAGAACAAAGTGGAGatgaaatatgaaaatgtttCTTACTTCCTAGCTGAATGCTCGAGGTTCCAGCTGATGAACAACATAGCAAAGTACATTGCTCCTAAGGAAAACACAAGATGGAAGAATCCATAGCTATATGGaatatcatcttcttctttagcttcGTCTTTACGGAACTGGAACTGTAATTAGGTCTGCGTCAGGAAAGTCATGATTTTCAAGGTGAGATGTGAATGTTAAACTTACGCTGAAGGATTCTGAATCGATCCCGGTTGAGAATGTTGCCATCACAATTGCGCCTATAGCTATAAGGAAACTCTGAacataattacaaagaaaaaagtgAGACTTGAGTCTAAGTAAGCAAAAACtcaagaagaaagaagaattTAAGTCTTACCAGTACTGTAATCCAATCGGTATGACCATTTTGTGTATGCGCATTGCATTTGGTATGTGAAGGTTCGCTGGTACATAACTTTTATACTTTAAGTAATGTTTTGAAGAACCAACCAAACAAACATTAGCTTATGGTTTTGGTCTTTACCTTCTGATGGCAGACCAACATAAAAACACAATGTATGAAGCCATAATACCAGATGACATAAGGCTGCTCTTCAccttaaatgaaaaaaaaggcTACGTAAACCATCAGAAATGGATATAGAGATCGAGAAAAGCTTAGGAAATGTACCTTTGAATGCAAGGATACAACCATCATAACAGTTAGAAGCACAACAGTAAACGAGATGAAGAATATATTGAGGGCACAAGCAGTAGAAGCTGCATAGAAGTAGTACATCACTGCGATCCCACAAACAGAGCCGATGTAGAAAACTATTGACATGACCAAACCCAAAAAACAGCTGCAGAGAAAGCAGTAGGAACCAACAGGTTATATATCCATAAAGAACAACATCGCTTCTGTAATGACTGACACTTGCTTACCTTTGGTTGCTTTGGTTATTAGGCATCCAGTAGTTATTCCACCAAGTGATGAATTCGATTACACTTATAAGTTGAAGACCAAGAAATATCCTGAAACCATAGAAATgctatatgattattttagataattgtTTATAAAGAGTGTAACTTTACCCTTAgcgaaaaaaattaattaagagaTGAGTTTACCCTGCACCAACACGCGCGATTTCTCCTATAAGGAAAATATCATTCTTGTGATCAAACCAGTCATAACAAATAGAAAAAAGGTTATGAAACTATAGTGAAAAATGATGATACCGTATATTTGGATGTAAAGCTGAGGTATGAAGAAAGAAGCAACCATGGCTGAAACCAGCAGGAGAAACTTGAAGGACCAATAATCTGAGTGCCAGCTGTTTTGAGCTTGGTGGAGTTTCATTGTGTTCCATGTTGAGAGGAACAAAATGAGGAAAAACATCTTCGTTGCTGAGGATTAACGTAAGCTTTATACTTTCCTCTGTTTtgtgatataaattaattttcttttttattttaaaatataaattattctCACATTTCAATATTACTTTTGTATTTGTTAAATACTGCGaaactaatttataatataatatttctattattagttgaattatatatatatatatatatatatatatatatatatatatatagaatgatactttttaaaattagataactTTTTTAAGTGGGTGCTTTTAGCTAAAACAACTTGAAATTGAGAAGTATAACATAGTATCAAATACTTCAGCATTGTGATTCTATAAGCATAAATTTCAATTTCAGGATACGAAACATCCAAGACTCACTCGGAGTACCCCAAGAGTATGGAAACAATGACTTCCTTCTGGTCCACAACTACTGACATCTGCTTTTAACATTATATTCTACATTAAATATGTTCAAATTAACATTTGATGGATCTCAAAAGATAATGACTTTACGTGGAAGCAAGGTCAGAGTCTTTTGTGCATAGTCACGGATGAACCAAGCGCATAGGTTTATGATCAAGAAGATGGTTCCATAGGCATAACGAGCTCTCAAAGACTTTTTCTTCTCTTGGTGGTAAAAGAGACTCTTCTGTTCTATCTCCCTTATGAGATCATCAAGCTGAGCAGCCTCTAAGTCACCAGGACTTATCTGGAACGATCTCACCCGTGGATCATTCATAGCTAAAACCTACAAGATTCTGAAAATATCCATATAAAAGACTAAACAACAAGATTCTGAGAGCTTTATCTCTAGGATCTAACTTCAAGAACAATACCATCAGAAACACACAAGGATCTGACCTTTTTGGCTCTGGCTGGTATCAGAAATAGATACAGAATCCAAAGAAAGATGAAgagagaagaacaagaagagaccGAAGCTTAAGAGTTGAAGTGTGAGTATGTCCACTGTTCTCACACGACAACCTTGCAGAAAGAGTAAAGAAGACGCGGCTCCAAAGTCGATTTTAAAAGTATGCTTTGGTGCGTGATTCTATGTTGCAGTTTTATTTTGGTGATGTGTGTTACTCTGTTCACAGCCGTACGATTAGATGACTATTATCTTCATTTGTtttgacttcttttttttctttttggctaTTATGTATGGTAGATCTTTGTttgattttctctttttttttttatagaaaggAGTTCTTAATGAATAGTACTAGCCACACATGTTGAATTTCCGCTTGAGTGTTTATTGTTTCtaggtttagtgatttttaatttcGTCACATGAATTTTGTTGATTGAGAACTTtgaacatttcaaattttaaaattataataatgtgAAACATTCCCTGAGCACGAGGAAACATTTCAATAGACGGCCACGTCGCGTAGACAatgtataaagaaataaataacgTGGAGCGTAAAAAAAAAACGCGGAGCGTTCTCAAATTACATCCATGATTACTTGTAGTTTAACAAAAACTTTTGGAAGTATGTAATCAAACGAGACATTAACTTTCTTGCCTAAACAGATTTAGTTTTTTCTCGTTAAGCTAATTGATCATCAAGCTTCTTTATTATCTTACTACTAATTAGATTTCCCAAAATAATTCTAGTAAGTTGTGACAAACTGACAATATATTTTGTACTAGATGAGTAGATGTTTTAGGAACATTCTTtgattttctttgtttattttgtcTTATAGTTGAATGGATTTATGCTTCTTTTAGCTTCCACGAAAGCTCGAACATATGAGGTGTGTGGTCACATTGAGAGTTTcaccaaaccaaatcaaatcaacTCGTTTCTTCCTGTTTATCCAAGCTGtaaattaatctaaaatattagaTTAATTGAATGTGGTTACCTGCTATAATTATATTATGGCACGGACAAATAAGTGAAGACAAAAGAAGAGGCTTTTGTGTTCATGACATTTCTTTGTGGAGTGAAACGTTCGGGGGCCAcgtttatatttaattaatcatcTTTTGATTCGTTCGATTGCATGCTACATTTGGCAAAATCTTTATTTGAATTCTAAGTCTGTTAATTGAACCACGTATTTTGTGTTAAtaagaaattagggttttggtgATGGTTGGCAAGAAATAGATATCTCCATGCGAAACCTCTTTGAAGATTTCCTTGAACTATAATCTGTCGAATATTGGAACTAggaaagttcaaaaaaaaaaagaatattggaACTAGGAAGATAACACAAAACACATGGACCAACAATGaaaacttatttaaaaataataatttaaaaatcgaatgtgataatatatataggaagaaacaaaaaaaattagtgccTTGTGGATGAAGCAAACCATATCATGTGGCAACAGTTTCAAAAGTAAACTAGCTAGGGTTTAGGATTCTCATCAGAAACCATTCACTGCTTTGTTTTTGTAGAACTCTTATCTCCCGTACAGCCTAAGCCACCTCTCGTAGCCGGGGAggcttcttctttctttgaaaTCTCAGTTACAACTTCTTCCGTCGTTGTAACCCTAACTTCCGCACCAACGTAACCGTCCTCTGCAAGCTGAAGCTCTCTTGTCAAAACCTCATTCAATTCGGCGTAGAATATACCGTCCGCTACAAACTACAAAACTCAACAAAGATACTAAAACGGTTCAAAGTTCAATAAAATGTAGTGAGTGGGATCTAGTGAAATTCACCTTCTTCCTCCCTCTCATTTGCGTCGCCATGATGTAGATGTTGAAGTCTGCCGATAGCTGGAAAGCTTGATACCCTAGAGTCGCTGACGGTGAGCTGTAATTAGCAAATAAATAGTTGGGCCTATGGTTTATGTGG
It encodes:
- the LOC108852612 gene encoding 40S ribosomal protein S3-3-like → MATQMRGRKKFVADGIFYAELNEVLTRELQLAEDGYVGAEVRVTTTEEVVTEISKKEEASPATRGGLGCTGDKSSTKTKQ
- the LOC108853818 gene encoding uncharacterized protein LOC108853818 isoform X1, producing MNDPRVRSFQISPGDLEAAQLDDLIREIEQKSLFYHQEKKKSLRARYAYGTIFLIINLCAWFIRDYAQKTLTLLPHVSSCGPEGSHCFHTLGVLRVSLGCFMFFLILFLSTWNTMKLHQAQNSWHSDYWSFKFLLLVSAMVASFFIPQLYIQIYGEIARVGAGIFLGLQLISVIEFITWWNNYWMPNNQSNQSCFLGLVMSIVFYIGSVCGIAVMYYFYAASTACALNIFFISFTVVLLTVMMVVSLHSKVKSSLMSSGIMASYIVFLCWSAIRSEPSHTKCNAHTQNGHTDWITVLSFLIAIGAIVMATFSTGIDSESFSFQFRKDEAKEEDDIPYSYGFFHLVFSLGAMYFAMLFISWNLEHSARKSATHRWSIDVGWTSTWVKIVNEWFAAGIYLWKLIAPIVRQPRVHEQPQPATTEVSR
- the LOC108853818 gene encoding uncharacterized protein LOC108853818 isoform X3; translated protein: MNDPRVRSFQISPGDLEAAQLDDLIREIEQKSLFYHQEKKKSLRARYAYGTIFLIINLCAWFIRDYAQKTLTLLPHVSSCGPEGSHCFHTLGVLRVSLGCFMFFLILFLSTWNTMKLHQAQNSWHSDYWSFKFLLLVSAMVASFFIPQLYIQIYGEIARVGAGIFLGLQLISVIEFITWWNNYWMPNNQSNQSCFLGLVMSIVFYIGSVCGIAVMYYFYAASTACALNIFFISFTVVLLTVMMVVSLHSKVKSSLMSSGIMASYIVFLCWSAIRSEPSHTKCNAHTQNGHTDWITVLSFLIAIGAIVMATFSTGIDSESFSFQFRKDEAKEEDDIPYSYGFFHLVFSLGAMYFAMLFISWNLEHSARNLEVQHTDGALMLGGQAHG
- the LOC108853818 gene encoding uncharacterized protein LOC108853818 isoform X2; this translates as MNDPRVRSFQISPGDLEAAQLDDLIREIEQKSLFYHQEKKKSLRARYAYGTIFLIINLCAWFIRDYAQKTLTLLPHVSSCGPEGSHCFHTLGVLRVSLGCFMFFLILFLSTWNTMKLHQAQNSWHSDYWSFKFLLLVSAMVASFFIPQLYIQIYGEIARVGAGIFLGLQLISVIEFITWWNNYWMPNNQSNQSCFLGLVMSIVFYIGSVCGIAVMYYFYAASTACALNIFFISFTVVLLTVMMVVSLHSKVKSSLMSSGIMASYIVFLCWSAIRSEPSHTKCNAHTQNGHTDWITVLSFLIAIGAIVMATFSTGIDSESFSFQFRKDEAKEEDDIPYSYGFFHLVFSLGAMYFAMLFISWNLEHSARKWSIDVGWTSTWVKIVNEWFAAGIYLWKLIAPIVRQPRVHEQPQPATTEVSR